Part of the Zingiber officinale cultivar Zhangliang chromosome 8A, Zo_v1.1, whole genome shotgun sequence genome, CTATTTTATAAGTGGGGATCATGCATCCCCACCAATACATATAAAGAGAGTATTCTTTGCACCAGCTCCGGTCTAAATTAGACTATACTATTATAACAATCAATTAATAGATACTATAATTGTTTTAAGATGAGTTTTATTGCGTTAAAGTAATTTTAAGATGAGAATCTAATAATTTTGATAAGTTGATAAAGATTTTTCATATAAAAATACTGGTAAATTATGTTAAAATTCCTAATAATAATTTCAACTTTATAGTTtccatgttttaaaaaaaattatttccactTCCTAcctataaaattttatttgtgtcATCTCTCTCATGCAAACATCGTTATCTAATTATCcctcatatttttttataaaaaaaaaatctaaaaataagtataatttttcttaaatttagcattttaaactagaatcaaatatattttctatcaattgAACATGATATTTTCCccgcttaatataatttctcttaaatttagcataatttaaaaagaattaatataattttcaactaattaagtattatttaaagagaatctagtatattttataTCTAATTGAGATGACAAAATGTTCATACTTAATTTGGTAAAATATAAACTAATTATAGTTTAATGTATTAAATTTAAAtggaattatatttatttttaaattttttattaaaaaatatgagaaataattagataaattaatgtatattatattttattagggAGCGGAAATAAAGCTATTTGGACATGGTACTATATGTGAAGTTGAAATTGTAATGGGGATATTTGCAATGATCTTACCACTTCGGCCACCGCCGGGATCGTTCGCCTAAGAAGGAAGGAATTTGCGCGCCTCCTTCAGTGCCCGGGGCCTTGTGGAAGAGTATTAGATTCTTCCAAATCCAAACTTTGCTTCTTGGTTTTTGCAAGCGAATCGGAGGATTAGGGCTGCCCCTTCACCGCCTCTTCCTGCTTGCGGGCGGCGAGGACTCGATGAAGAAGGGGGTATGGGTTATCTTCTTCGCTGTTCTTGCACGGATCCTGCTCGACGCCGATCGATACGCTAGCGCAGCAGAGGTCAGTGAGATTCTAAGCTCTCTGTCTAAAATCCAAGCTTTTGGGAACGGAGATGGTTGCTACTTTTGCTTGTCTTGCTCGTTCTTACCAAGGGATCAAAATCGATTTGATCACTTTTTGTTTGTTTGCACTCTTTGATTCTTCCTGAGAGTTTGTAGTATTCTGAGATTTTTGTTCTGAAGCTTTGGCTACTTTATGTACCTTGTAGGATTTTAGGACTTTGACTTTCCTACCTGCTTTTCGGTATATGTAACAAATGTTAAAGATGGTTGATACGAATACAATGTTAAAGATGGTTGATACGGAGATGGTTGGGACTTCACTGAGCAAAATCAGCTTACTTATGATAGAATAAATATGAActctttccttttctattttacAGTTCAGTAGTACATTTTTTTTTCATGGTACATTCTGCAAAACGTTTTTTCCCACATCATATGACGGTGGATCAGCTTTTAGGCATGTAAATATGCATTCATATTTGTTTCTAGAATATCTAATTCTGCGACTATTGTACTCAGACCAATGGCACTGTGACGGATACCAACATTCACGTTGCTAATCCTGATACTGATAAGACGATCATtgttggcaaagaaaataagagtCCTAATCTGGATAAAGCATCCCAAAAGAATGTGAATGAAAGTTTACAAGGGATGAGAGATAAGTCATTGGATGAGCCAAAGCCAGCAAGTTATGGTGAAAACCACAGTGTTACAACCTCTACAACACCACCACTGGAAGATTTCCTTATGGAAGGGTGTGATTCATCAGATAGTTGCATTGATGAGAAGGATAAATTTGTTGCTTGCCTCAGAGTCCCTGGTGAAGGTAAGTTGTGGTGTTAGCAATTTTTCTAATAAACGATTAGTTGGTTGAAGGCATCTTTATTATGATTTATAAAGCACAGTAATGTTCCACCCTCTAGACACTTGTCGGTTGGTTAAAAGTTGACCCCTTGATTTACTTCACTTCACATAACCTGGGGACGGGTTGTGAGAGGCGCTTGGGGTGAGCGTAATCACCCTTTACTACAATGCTACAATAAATCACAGTAATGTTCCTCATGCTTTCATTAACTAACTGAAGTTTCTAGCTAGTCCGTGTCTATATTTCTCAATGTGCTATGAAACTGAATTTCATATTCCAAATAATACTTGTACAAAAACATCTCTTATATCAGTTCATAACTTTCTTGCACTGGCATACTACTTGATTCTCAAGGCAGTTGAATGCCTCTATTCAGTCGGTAATCTAGCCTTCGGACTTTCAAGTTTTTTGAAAATATGGATTATGTGGACACATCTACTGCCTGAAATATAGATATGTACCATTCACATCATTCTCAAAACTCAAAAAAGTTTGGATGTCAATGGTGTAAAGCTGCTTAGTGCATGGGAATGATTTGTTTCTATTGTACAAAAATACTTACCTTTAGCTTCAGAAAGTTGATTAGATATTCAATGAATgtgtgaagaaaaaaaataaaaacagggGTTGTATTAGGTTGATGCATGATGTACTTGAACAATTTATTTGGAGTTATAGCAGTATTCTAATTTTGATAACAcaagatttttgtgagttaggtTTTTTCTATTGTGCAAACTTAGTCGTTATTTATTTTTTCCATTCACCAGATTCTACACACCTTTCACTTCTGATAAGGAACAAAGGGACAAAAGCCCTTGATGTTAAGATTGTTGCCCCTCATCTTGTCCATCCTGAGGATACGTTGGTCAATGTTAAACCAAATCTTGACAGGGAGGTATATCACAAAACCTTTGGTACTTTGGCGAAACTATATTAGATATCCATATTTCATTGAGGTTTTATGCACATTTGAAAATATTATATTCAACTGTAAATAATTGCCCAGTTGTGGAATGGATGCtatgataacaaaaaaaaaaaactccccaGTTTTGTTCTGTTGACTAATCTTCTTACGGTTCTGCTCCTTTATTTAGGCATATGCTAAGTAAAGGAAAAGTTCATagctttcctttcctttttctgttaTGATTGAAAAATGCACTGGAAACAAACCTCCAATATTACATGTTCAGAAAATTAAATCCTTGAATAGATGTAGAATGCAATTCCTAGGAGATATCACAGCGGTGACAGTCATTCTTAGGTACAGAGACTGAATTTTTTGTCCTGTTAAGTGTAGGATTAATTAATGTCATTTAGATATCACAGTAGGATTATTACTTTTCCATTGTTAAGTATAGGCTGTGATTCTGAGATTGTTAAGTGGTTCACTTAGTTGCCATTATTAAAATTGTAGAAGGTTTTTTAACCTTAATTTTCTATTCTCACAAATAATTGTAGCTTGTATTGGAGCTACCTATTGTTCTTAATCGATCATTATGATGGTTAGTCAATTACAATGGTAATTCGACTGTTGATAGCTTCACATTTCATTTTCTCTGCTTAAATTATAAATAAACTTATCAAGAGTAATGTTCATGTTAAGTGATTGAAGTCATTCATCAGGACTTTTTAATTTCCTGAATCAAGGACTGGAAGTGAAgataaatgatatgaaaattGTGGAAGCCAATGTTGACCCACTGGACCCAGATATATGGACCTATTTTGGTCATTTTGCTCTTGTCAATGGATTCTGGGTATCAATCTGGATTAATAGTTACAAGGCAACAGTTGCCTCTTTACATGAACATAGTTCCCCTATCATTAAATGCTCGCAAGAGTCTGCATGTAGTAATAACTAATAACAGAACATCTAGTTTGGTTCAAAATCTTTAAGGAGAAAACAAATTAATCTTCAGaatcctttatttaattttccaaAATACATGGCATTTGTTAGTTGGCCCTTCATGGTTCAGTGCTTTCTGGATAAGGATACTTCTATAAAGCATTCAATTAAAGAAGCCCATTTAGAAAGCATATGAGCATGTACCAGTTCTAGTGTGATTTTGCCTCTACATTTACTAGCAAAAGTGATGATTTCTCATGACTTGAACAGTTTTCTCTCTCAAATCAAGTTTAATGGGTTTATTTTGTTGAGCAAAAATGCTATGCTTAGCAAATCAAGACCTTATATAGAATATATAAATGGTTTCTCAGTTCTCTTTAATTTTCATAACGCAGGTGAAAGTTTTTGTCAAAAATGGCGCAAGCGACACAACAATCACTCTTCTTGCAAAAGATGGTAATTGCAGCCTCAAATTTCAGAATACAATCTTAATTTCCCTCAAGAATGGAACCCCTCGAATGCCCAACTATCTCAGTCTCTTCTCCATTAGCATCTTTCTTACTGCAGTTGCCTTTGCTGGAGCTGCTTGGTTATCCATCAGATTCTGGCGCAAGCATGCTTCCAGATACCAGAAGATAGACACAGTGCTGCCTGTTTCGGCTGGTGGAACTAAGGAAGCTGATGAGTCAGATGATTGGGACGACAGTTGGGGAGATGGTTGGGATGATGAGGCACCTAAAACACCTTCAAAGCCCGTGTCGACTCCATCCTCCAACGGTCTTGCatcaaggaaattaaacaaagaTGGTTGGAAGGATTAGTTTTACATTTCCGAATCCAGACCCAAAATGTAACTGTTACTAGATTTGTCGGCAATCTTCCAcaggacttttttttttttttccacttgCCAGGATGCAGACAATTACTACTAGGAAAATCTCTGCAGGAGTGCACACAACCTTTTAACAGGCGTTTATTGGAATGGAATTGGAGTGCCCCTGTTGGTTTCTAAGAGTATGCATtctgctcttttttttttttttcttttcttgaagGTAATTTAATGGGTGTGTTTATTTTTTTGGAGTATGCATACTAAATTTCCAAGTCAAATAATGCTTTATTAGCTAAATTTACTTAAGAATTGTTTGACTTGGAAATTCACGAAGAATTCTCAGTAGTGTAAGTcatctaaaaataattttctttgcaAAAATACACATAAAGAAAGGAAGGAGAAAAAAAAGTAAATTTGCCCTCTTTTATTTCTCTGTAATGTAAAATATCTATGACCTCACAAATATTCTCatcattaaattaatttatgGAATAAATTAGATAATATTGAATAACCATTTATTTCACCTCCATCTTAAAAATGATTCATTTTCACGGAAATATTTTCCAATTTGAAATAAATATACgtgtatttttaaatatttttctaccaAATAGTATATCATAATTTTGAAGGTAAATTTGATGAAAattgaagattttttttaattaacaatTGTATAATAAGCCACAGATGACGTTACTGCCCTGCCCTGCCCAGCCCACCCAACCCACCATAAGGAATAGCCCCTCTCCGTTACGGTCAGTCTGGCACCACGCGTAAACCAAGAAAATAACATATCAGAACTTCTGCCGTAATCTCCTGTCCCATTAGTTAAAACataagaaaaatatgtttttaaataaaaacaatatttttcttctatcatttaattaaaactctGCCTATGACGATCGGTCATGACCGATCTTAAGTCCAGATTAAAAAAAAGGATTATATTAGATTACCAGCTagcgttaaaactatgacaaatattcaataaattaatccattaaactattgtgttaatgtCAAGTTATTttccggaaggaacgcgttgcaaggTCCGAATGTAACGTCTCAACAAGGACCGCAACATcttcagaactcgggtgtagtactaaatatgcaagttcgcgttacagggtccgactataACGTCTCAACAAGAACAGCTACATCtctatgagaacttgggtgtaatgttaaatatgcaagagttctcacaccgtACGTtggataaaacaaatataatagaaaaactaataatataagatttggaacatgagaactttcactagtaaatcaatggaggtagtagatacgataattaggagaagaattaatattttgtgtgtacatgaGATAAAATGAATAGGtgagaagacaaagatgatagagaactcgagttttaagttatcgtatactggaaagagtaaagaaaGAAATGAAGTAGATGTTAttatagatagtttgttaaacaaaggagttgtaggagtagttagaaaagggatagaattatagcccttaagataataatgacgaaagaaactatgaacataattagtgtatatgcaccgcaagtaggattagatgaagctatcaAATCAATGTTTTGAGACGACTTAAAtgaatattacaaaatatttcactaaatgaaatgattttaataggagatgatctaaatggacatgtcggagtgaaaaatgaggaatataagagggtacatgagagttatgggtttggaacgagaaatgaggaaggtaaaactatattagattttgcgatagcatatgatcttatattagctaatgcgtttgttaagaaaagagaagaacacttagtcacatttaaaagtggaaataataaattgtaaattgacttttttatggttaagaagaaagatagaaagatttgtaaatatTGCAAAGTGattcctggagaaagcttaactatccaacataagttagtagtgttggatatacgcttcaaacatagtatcaatagaaagaaaatatatacaattcctaaattaagtagtggaagttaaaggatgaaaaacaaaatatatttaaggaaaaagtagaagtacaaacattaggtgaaatataggatgactctaatacaacataggataagatgatatcaaagttgaaaatagtagctaaaagtGTACTCAATGAGTTAAagagacatgcaccactaagtaaggaatcttggtggtggaatgagaaagtacaagagaaagtgaaggaaaaacgaatagcttataaggaattatatatttgtaagaacgaggaaaactaaaaaaaatataatagctaagaaagaagctaagaaagtagtgagtgaagcaaaaaaatgaaacttttgaataattatataaaaaattagatacaaaataagggaaaagagacatttataaaatagttaaagtgagagaaaggaaaacaagagatcttattcaaataaagtgtattaaagatgaatgtaataggatattagtaaacgatggagaaataaaagagcggtggaagaggtattttcaccaactttttaatgaaggtttagatgatcaacttaacttaggtaatttaagtaggtcaaatgagtataaaatttttaatttttatcatataattcaaacttcagaagtagaataaactttaaatgagatacaCAATAGAAAAACCGTtgaaccagatgatattccgatagaggtatggaagtgcctagggaaacaaggtattgaatgacttacaaaattatttaacatgatattgaaaatgaaaaaaaatgtccgatcaatggaggataagtactttagtttccttatataagaacaagggagacgtacaaaattgtgcaaactataggagtattaaactaatgagtcatactatgaaactttagaaaaaagtaatagagaaaaagattaaggaaggagaccatagtgaccgaaaattaatttgagtttatgcttagaaggtcgataatagaagctatacatcttcttagacaattaattaaaaaatattgggagcaaaaataagttctacacatgatattcattgacttagaaaaaacttataatataGTTCCaggagaaattatatggagaattctaaaaaaaataggtgttagcgtaacatatattgaattaattaaggatatgtacgatgATGTAATGACTAGAGTAAAGCCGTTATGTGGCTCAACTGAATCATTTCTAATAAAAATATGAttatatcaaggatcaactctaagtccttatctttttatactaattatggatgaactcactgtgtacattcaagacatagtaccatggtgcatgttgtttgtaaatgatattattttggtagataaaaCACGTGAAAGAataaatgctaaattagaatcttggtgggaaacactagaaggaaaagttttaagattagtagattaaagacaaaatatatagaatttaagtttagcaataataaaagtaatgagacaattgttaagataggagaggatgaattgtccggaaccgagagatttagatatttaggatcatttttgcaaaacgatggagggattgagagagatgtcttacataaaatacaaataggatggttgaaatggggGAGAacatcgagtgttttatgtgactgtaaaatacctcttaaacttaaatgtAAGTTCTATAGAATagtagttagacctgctatgttatatggagctgaatgttagaCTATAACTCGAGcatatgagcagaagatgagagttgcagagatgatgatgttaaggtggatgtgtggacatacaaggatggacaaaataagaaatgagatcattaaagagaaagtcggagttacatTTATCGAGGAAAAGATGATACAACTATAgatttagacgaccaataaatgcttcagttagacgatatgaaactatgataaacatgcatatcaaatgaggtAGATGAAGGTCAAAAAAAAGTTGGTTAGTAATaataaataagataaaatttatttaaatataaatgatgatatagtaaaaAATAGAGGATCATGAGATAaaacataattattattattgttgtatcatttaattaattaaatgaggcAGGGAATTACGGGACAGTTGATCCGATCTATAAAATAACGGGGGCTGCAATGGGTCAAAGGGGTTGCAATGGGTCAATTGTTGAGTATGTTATAGTTGTTCCAGTCAGTTACCTACGTGTATCTTAGGCTCTTAGCGGATCCACCGCAAAACAAGCAGTTAAATACGAAATTACAGATAGGCCCTTACGGTTGTTTCATGTTACTGTAAGTTTCCGGACAAAGCGATTTGGGAAGGTGAGGGTAGTTTTGTCGTACGAGTTCTCTATTGCCCGCACCGCCTCCACCCGAAACCCCATCTCTTCGCCTTCCTCGTCGCCTCCTCTTTTAACTAAttttcctcctctctctctctcccccgccGCCGCCCCTGCGACCTCCTCCCCTATCTTTTCCCACCTTGATCTCCTACCGCCCTAGCACCGAATTCTAGTTATCGTCCGTTTCGATCTCGCTGCCGTGACGTCTTTGAAGACGTCGCTTTGCTCTCTCGCTGCCCTTGGCTTGTTAGACCGCTCGATCAGTCCATTTCTTACTGGATAGATTGAAGATTGAGAGAGGAGGTTTTCTGTAACGGGTTTGTTTTCTATTTGAGGGATCCCGGTCGGTctatcgatcgatcgggaattttgagaaattagGGTTTCTGGTGGTTCTTGAAGATGAAGAGGAGCTCGCGGCACCGGTCGCATCGGTCGAGGAAGCTCTCGAGGGATCGGTCTGACTCAGAGGAGGATGAGGAGAGCCTGCGGGAGAAGAGGACCAGGGAGGAGGAGACTTCAGGAGGCAGGGTTTCTAGGGATCTGATGTCGGAGAAGCAGAGATCCTTGCATGAGCATTCCGGAAAGGAGATGGTGAGCAATAGCAACGGCGATGTCTCCGGTGAGAAGAAACGGAAAACAAGAGAGGACGAGGAGGCGGTGGTTGCTGATCGGTGGAATGGTGGCAAGGAAAACGACGGGAAGCGGTCAAAAAGTGAAGATTTTGGTCCCACGGAGTTGGATAAAAGTTCAAAAGCAAAGACTGATGATATCAAGAGTAGGTCAAGCAGAAGGAACGATGGTCATAACGAAAGGAATGAGGATCATGGGAGTAGGAATGACTTCGCGAAGGGGAAGTCTGAGAAAGATTCAATCCAGAGAGAAGGTAGTTATCACTACAAGGATGGAAAGGAGAGGTTCAATAGTAAGGACAGGGAGGTCCAAGATTCCAGGCATGAGAAATCTGAAGATTTGCACAGTAGGAAATATGGTTCTAAGACTCTCTCAAACAATGAAGAACATGCAATGAAGAAAAATGCAAAAATTAATGGTAAGGAAGTGCTGAACCTTTTGGTAATTTAGTGACATGATGGTCTAATGCTTTTGACACGTGAAAGTTCTCTTTCTAGACACATGCGTATTTGTTAAGAGTTGCTGTGACAGTGCTGTCAAATTCTCTTCTATGCTTAATTAATTAAActggtagatttttttttttaatctggcAACATCATTGTTGGTAGACTGATACAGTAGTTATAGTTCATGTTTCTTTAGGCTTTACAATTTGATGTGATCCTTGATTGATCTTAAATGGTTAATGATTACTACAACTGTAGGAGGTGTGAAGGAGTTTACTGGCATATAATGAGAATGCTGAGTAAGCTTTGGATTTCAAATCCTAGCATTCAGATGAGGTTAGAAGAAATTAATGAGAGATATTGTCTATGAGAGCTTTTGTTACTTGTCTTCTCTAAAGGAAGAATTTAATATGGTTAAATTATTATTAGTAGCTTGGCCAACAGGCCATGGACACATTCTTGGTATGCTATATCTAGACATTTTATTTTCCTTCTAAGATTGTTTGTTTTTTACACATTGTATGGAACTAGAGCACCATGTTGTCTCTGGAAGTGGTTTGTGTCATGGATTCCCCAAATATAAGTCATCACTAACTTAggaggtgtttggttgatgggtttgggaatgagggaatggaatgatagtaaaagatggtgtttggattgtgggtttgggaatgacaatttgggaatgatttctaaatttatgggaatcaaccaaacccatataactaggtgggtttcatttccattcccatTCCTATTACACCTTACTATCAAAcccatacccatagtcattcccatcatttaaccaaacaccaccTTAATGAACTAAATTTTTCCTAAGGATGCAATTTAGGGAAAAGGAGCTTGAAAATGATAGTTTAATTCTTTAATGCATGCATGCCTATATATTTGGGTGATATTAAATGCATCATACATtgtttttaaaatctctttatctACGTCATAAGGTTCCTTCTTAAAAGTACTACAATCCAAATGACTTCTTATACTTGAGAGACTATTTAGGGAGACAAATTTCTCAAATTGGAATCTAATCAGTTCTTATTGGAATTTGTATTTAGGGAGACAAATTTCTCAAATTGGAATCTAATCAGTTCTTATTGGAATTTGTTGGGTAATAACAGTTATAATGGTATATGATAGTAAGGCTGAAAAGACATGCAGATTATGACAATTTATCGTGCAAAGGTGGAAGCATCTTATAGTTCCAGTAAGTTTGGCTGGATGGTTGACAATATCATGACAGTAGTGGTGAAAGTTATGCTATTTCATTTTTTGTCTCTCTATATATTACCTTCTGAATCA contains:
- the LOC122012174 gene encoding uncharacterized protein LOC122012174 isoform X2, which translates into the protein MKKGVWVIFFAVLARILLDADRYASAAETNGTVTDTNIHVANPDTDKTIIVGKENKSPNLDKASQKNVNESLQGMRDKSLDEPKPASYGENHSVTTSTTPPLEDFLMEGCDSSDSCIDEKDKFVACLRVPGEDSTHLSLLIRNKGTKALDVKIVAPHLVHPEDTLVNVKPNLDREVKVFVKNGASDTTITLLAKDVAFAGAAWLSIRFWRKHASRYQKIDTVLPVSAGGTKEADESDDWDDSWGDGWDDEAPKTPSKPVSTPSSNGLASRKLNKDGWKD
- the LOC122012174 gene encoding uncharacterized protein LOC122012174 isoform X3: MKKGVWVIFFAVLARILLDADRYASAAETNGTVTDTNIHVANPDTDKTIIVGKENKSPNLDKASQKNVNESLQGMRDKSLDEPKPASYGENHSVTTSTTPPLEDFLMEGCDSSDSCIDEKDKFVACLRVPGEDSTHLSLLIRNKGTKALDVKIVAPHLVHPEDTLVNVKPNLDREVKVFVKNGASDTTITLLAKDASFLLQLPLLELLGYPSDSGASMLPDTRR
- the LOC122012174 gene encoding uncharacterized protein LOC122012174 isoform X1, producing MKKGVWVIFFAVLARILLDADRYASAAETNGTVTDTNIHVANPDTDKTIIVGKENKSPNLDKASQKNVNESLQGMRDKSLDEPKPASYGENHSVTTSTTPPLEDFLMEGCDSSDSCIDEKDKFVACLRVPGEDSTHLSLLIRNKGTKALDVKIVAPHLVHPEDTLVNVKPNLDREVKVFVKNGASDTTITLLAKDGNCSLKFQNTILISLKNGTPRMPNYLSLFSISIFLTAVAFAGAAWLSIRFWRKHASRYQKIDTVLPVSAGGTKEADESDDWDDSWGDGWDDEAPKTPSKPVSTPSSNGLASRKLNKDGWKD